In one Shinella zoogloeoides genomic region, the following are encoded:
- a CDS encoding ABC transporter permease, producing MQALLRPFAIKSSGDLARFGVILALAGLILFGALRYDNFLSPFNILSFLRYNSMFALIALGMAFVIITGGIDLSVGGTAAMASVVAALLSPYHWAAGLLGGMAAGLAVGALNGFIITKMRIQPFIATLATMLAAYGTGLLLADNQSVSVSYDTGFTVIGQDDFLGFPIPAWIGLAAYVLGWLVLEKLPIGRHILAIGDGEATAGLMGLKVERTLAAVYLASGTLAGLAGVILASQFGAGQPTEGVGWELFAIASVVVGGTLLTGGSGSVGATLAGALLLAMVFNILNFENGLGWISLSAYWQSVIRGAFLLVVVVLQAKLMARHRSA from the coding sequence ATGCAGGCCCTCCTCCGTCCCTTCGCCATCAAGTCCTCGGGCGATCTCGCACGCTTCGGCGTCATCCTCGCGCTTGCCGGCCTCATCCTGTTCGGCGCGCTGCGCTACGACAACTTCCTGTCGCCCTTCAACATCCTCTCCTTCCTGCGCTACAATTCCATGTTCGCGCTGATCGCGCTCGGCATGGCCTTCGTCATCATCACGGGCGGCATCGACCTTTCGGTCGGCGGCACGGCGGCGATGGCCAGCGTGGTGGCGGCGCTGCTTTCGCCCTATCACTGGGCGGCCGGACTTCTCGGCGGCATGGCGGCGGGCCTTGCCGTCGGCGCGCTGAACGGCTTCATCATCACGAAGATGCGTATCCAGCCCTTCATCGCGACGCTCGCGACCATGCTGGCGGCCTATGGCACCGGCCTGCTGCTTGCCGACAACCAGTCGGTCTCCGTCTCCTACGACACCGGCTTCACCGTGATCGGCCAGGACGATTTCCTCGGCTTTCCCATTCCGGCCTGGATCGGGCTTGCCGCCTATGTGCTCGGCTGGCTGGTGCTGGAAAAGCTGCCGATCGGCCGCCACATCCTCGCCATCGGCGACGGCGAGGCGACGGCCGGACTGATGGGCCTCAAGGTCGAGCGCACCCTCGCCGCCGTCTATCTCGCCTCCGGCACGCTCGCCGGCCTTGCCGGCGTCATCCTCGCCTCGCAGTTCGGCGCTGGCCAGCCGACGGAGGGCGTGGGTTGGGAACTTTTTGCCATCGCCTCCGTGGTCGTCGGCGGCACGCTGCTGACGGGCGGCTCGGGCTCGGTCGGCGCGACGCTGGCGGGCGCCCTGCTGCTCGCCATGGTCTTCAACATCCTGAACTTCGAAAACGGCCTCGGCTGGATCTCGCTGTCGGCCTATTGGCAGTCCGTCATTCGCGGGGCCTTCCTGCTCGTGGTCGTCGTGCTGCAGGCCAAGCTGATGGCGCGGCACAGGAGCGCCTAA